catcttgatgccctaaatgttgtagcaagagtgctataaaatgttaggtgctgattcttatcagtttatgagcatttgtcatttttgccatgtttaatgtgtgcctcatatgagtatgagctctacatgtgttttgttatatgccatgccatctttacaggggtgtatgccatgtatttttgtgatcaatatggtgactagcacaagcatgcaaagtagctctcatgatgttgctgatttcagggacttagaattcttctaagtcatttccctgatgttatttttatgccatgtattcttgttgctacagagtgatccatgcctcttttgagcatgttcactaaggatgattttgagatattgttatgttctatccatccatgtctttgtttgcaattatggagtactctaTCATGACTCAATcttactctacttttgctataaaatgttcccggcagattgtttacgtgttaagcaattttggcgatgttgttgtagttgatccttgcatgctatgagattgctcttgccatggttagctactttaacatgtcttcttgttgggtgtattcttattttgtcatgcaatgccttgtgttgagtgcatcgagctcgcaaacatgcctacataactctgtttttgccatgtccagttttctgctaagtctgaatctgttaacgaaacttgctatgtttacatgggtgccatcatatcttctgatcctttttggcttatggtcagtaagggacttttgttatatgctttgagtagattcatgacatgcctttgtttgctatgttctgtttctatagcatgttgttatcttgctctaaacattgcttcctgatgttaatcctgacatgttgttatcttcactaagtctgtgaacctgatatcttttgcacttttgccatgcttgtttgaacctgctattgtatgatttagccgtagctcagtgttcatcttttgtcaagcttcttgaatggatcactgccatgtgctttgtttctatgttggagtgcagtagcttagtttcttgttgcattcttgatggcatcatgctgttaatcgcagtttagtgccattattgttttgcttgccatttgcaaaccgtgcatccgtttctggtgatctttatatcgattttgacagaaatcaactcatctttctagcggcactcttggttttccaagttgatgccttgttcaatatttttctcccggagctcgcatatgcattgcatatcacatcccgcatatcatgccatgttttgcaccatgttgcttgcgcattgcactgtggttgattgttgtttcctttgcttgtgttcttgtcttgggtagagccgggagacgagttcgttgttcgaggtacccattgagtacgttacgaggatcaagctttcgtcttctcggagaactttgcaggcaagatgaccataccctcaaaatcacttctatctttgcttactagttgctcgctctattgctatgtctatgttgtgatacctaccacttgctatatcatgcctcccatattgccatgtcaagcctctaacccaccttatcctagcaaaccgttgtttagctatgttaccgctttgctcagcccctcttatagcgttgctagttgcaggtgaagattggagtttgttccatgttggaacatgtttattggtgggatatcacaatatctcttatttaaattaatgcatctatatacttggtaaagggtggaaggctcggccttatgcctggtgttttgttccactcttgccgtcctaatttccgccataccggtgttatgttccttgattttgcgttccttacgcggttgggttataatgagaaccccttgacagtttgccttaaataaaactcctccagcaaggcccaaccttggttttatcatttgcactaacaacctatcaccttcccttaggttctgcagactcaagggtcatctttattttaacccccccccccccggggggggccagtgcttctctaagtattGGTTCGAActaagtagactgcggggccacctcggggaaacttgagcgttggttttactcgtaagatgtctcatccggtgttgccctgagaacgagatatgtgcagctcctatcaggatgtcggcgcatcgggcggctttgttggtcttgttttaccattgtcgaaatgtcttgtaaccgggattccgagtctgatcgggtcttcctgagagaaggaatatccttcgttgaccgtgagagcttgtgatgggataagttgggacacccctgcagggttttgaactttcgaaagccatgtccgcggttatgggcagatgggaatttgttaatgcccggctgtagagaacttgaaacttatcttaattaaaatgcatcaaccgcgtgtgtagccgtgatggtctcttctcggcggggttcgggaagtgaacacggtgttggagttatgcttgaacgtaagtagtctaggatcacttcttgatcatagattctcgaccgtgctttgcttctcttctcgctctcatttgtgtaagttagccaccgtatgtgctagtgcttgctgtagctccacctcactacattttccttcccataagcttaaatagtcttgatcgcgagggtgtgagattgctgagtccccgtgactcacagattactttcaaaaccagttgcaggtgccgatgatactgtgcaggtgacgcaaccgagcttaaggaggagctcgatgaaaatcttgttcattgtgttgtttcgtttcagttgatcagtagtggagcccagtcggggcgatcggggatctagcattaggggtggtcttcttttattttggttccgtagtcggaccttgctagatgatgtaatgttatattcatatattgtgtgaagtgacgattgtaagccaaccttgtatctctttcttattcagtacatgagatgtgtaaagattacccctcttgtgacatgcctacaatgcggttatgcctctaagtcgtgctccgacacgtgggagatatagccgcatcgtgggtgtaacACCTTTGAACTGCGATTTAGCGAGTACTTCTACAGCTGATCGGTGGCTTGCAAACCACATTAGAATCGTTGAATTAAGGTGTTACGCAGTGTAAGAAGATCCCAAACCTTATAAAACCAAATGTAGTGCAAGCATAGGAACAACCCCAGTAATTAAAATATGCTTTTTTGGACTGATGTAGTTCACAAGCAGCGCACGAAGCTTTACTGTCTACTTAAACACATATGGGGTTGGTCAGTCAGTCGCAGCCATATCACATCCACCGCAAAACACTCAACAATGTCTACCTAGCCCAATCAACAGATCAACCACAAAATCTTCTGTGAAGGGAAAGCTAGTAGAGAAAGGATATGAACCGTGACAAGGGTGGGAGCAACATCATCAGAAACAGCGGTTGCCAGCATAGCGGTCGGGTCGGGAGTTGATGCAACGACGACCATGAGACGATATCCCAACGCCAGTAACCAGCAGGAGAGATTCGACCGAACCAAGCTGAGTGGCGGGCATGCGAGAAACAGTAGTAGGCAGAACTTGGATGGGTGGCAGTGGAGCTCGCACCGCCGGCGATGGACATCGAGCATGAACGGCGCGGCGCAGCTCTAGCACCGACGGCACATCAGAGGTTGTGTGCGGACGGGTTGGCGATCTGTAGCACGTACAGGAGGTGGCGGAGCTTGTATGGGCGGCGGAGTGCGGATGGCTGGTCGAACGGGCGTGGTGGCGGGGCTAGCAGAACAAGTTCTTTTGCTCGCTATGTCCGTGGGTGCACTTCAGACGGAACGAGAGAACTGGGAAGAAGGTGGGACATGAGAAATCGACGGGGAATGAAACAAAAAtcaacagaggagggaggcggactGGCGGACAAAACCTAAGAGAAATGAGGTAGGGCGAAAAAAGGAACGCTGCGGGCGAAGGTTGGGTAACCGCCCCATGATTTTAGTAAGGATATGTACAATAGTGTTATCTTAGGAGTGTCACATAGGATAAATACTGATGTGGAGAAAAGAGAATTCATAAAAAAAAAGattttgtcttctcttatttaagagatgatTTCAGGCATGtataatggttgataagatagtcttatcttaagttttgcatgtaatttagagatgacaaaacaaCATGTCTACAATGAGTCATCTCTTAGCATTATCTCCAATAATTAGCTATTTCCAAAAACGTGGTGAGACAtattatgctaagagatcatctcttgtcttctcttaaataagagaagacaaaacTTTTCTTATGTTTTCTCTCTCACCcactcatcatttatcctatgttGCATtcctaagatagaaccattgtacatgccctatatgtctcaccatgtttttaggaatagCTAATTACTAGAGATACTACTAAGATATAACCCATCGTAGACATATTTTGCTGGcatatctaaattacatgcaaggctTAAGATAAGACTgttttatcaaccattgtacatggccTAACTACCTTCAGATTGTACCAGTATGTAAAACTTTTTGTAAGATCCATTCGCACGAATAACATTACTCTTTTGTGTTTTGCGCAATTGCACGTTTTATTTGTCGTAATTGTGTGCAATTGCATATTTTATTTATTGTAATTGCGTGCAATTGCACATTTATTTTGGTGCAACTGAATTTTTATGTGAAATCTGAAAttgaacattttaaatgttattttgGGTTTTGGGTATGTGCTAATTCCCAGGAGATACTACTCTGTAGCTGGTACGGTTGGCTCCTTCACCATTCCTGGCCTCCCCTGCTTCTCCTTGCCACCGTCAGCGATGTCCGCGTTATACACGTACATCCGGCACACGGCGAAGAAGACGAGGAGGTTGGCGCAGTTGAGCACGGCGAAGAAGGCGTAGTAGAGGTCCAGCCGCGAGGCGTTGAGGTTGTTCTGGATCCAGCCTCCATgtcctcctccgcgccgccgcgtgACGCGCGACACCGTCGACAGCAGGAAGCTGCTGAGGAAGTTGCCGACGCCGAGGCTGATCATGGCGTAGGACGTGCCGAGGCTCTTCATCCCCTCGGGCGCCTGGTCGTAGAAGAACTCGATCTTGGCCACCTCCAGGAAGGCGTCGGCGACGCCCACGAACACGAACTGCGGGAGCAGCACGAAGATGGAGAGCGGGACCATCGTGCCCCTGCTGTCGAGCACGCCGTTCTCGCGCGCCACGGCCAGGCGGCGCCGCTCGGTCGCCGACGCGACCACCATGATCGCGATGTGGAGGACGAGCCCGACGCCCATCCGCTGGAGCAGCGAGATGCCCCGCGGGTTCTTTGTCAGGCGCCGCGTGCAGGGCACGAAGAGGCGGTCGTAGAGCACGACGGAGACGAGCATGGAGACGGTCACGAACCCCTGCAGGCTCGCCGGCGGGATGTCGAAGCCGCCGACGCGCCGCTCCAGCGTCGTGCCCTGCTTCACGAACAGCGTGTTGATCTGGGCCAGCATCGCGCTCGGCACGAACGTGATGAACAGCACGGGAAGCATCTTGAGCATCTGCTTCGTCTCCTTCACCTGCGTCACCGTGCTCAGCGACCACCGCGACGTGCTCCCGGTCCCGGTCCTCACCGCCGCTTTGCTCAGCACACTGAAATTCGGCGTGTGGGGCAGCGAGGACGTCTTTTTCCTGTCGTAGTGCTCGGGGTCGAGCTCGTGCAGGTCGCGCGGGTCCGCGGGCGCCGGGACGCGGCACTTGCGGACGGCGGCGACGATGACCCCGGCCATCTTGGCGAGGGAGCTCTCGGGTGAGGTCGGCTTGTGGCGGTACAGGGGCGTTCCGGCGGTGAACACGGCGATGGAGACGGCGAGGCCGATGGTGGGGAGCGCGTAGCCGACGGTCCAGCCGATCTTGTCCTGGATGTAGACGAGGACGGTGTTGGCGAAGAGCGTGCCTAGGAAGATGCTGAACATCCACCAGTTGAAGAAGGAGAGCTTCTGCCGGCGCTCCCGCGGCTCGTGCTTGTCGAACTGGTCGGCGCCGATGGTGGAGATGTTGGGCTTGGTGCCGCCTGTGCCGACGGCGAGGGTGTACAGGGCCAGAAAGAACACGCCCAGCTGCAGGCTCGACGCCTTGCGCTCGCAGCTCGGGTCCGCCGTGCCGGTGCCGCACGCCGGCGGCTTCAGCGACGGCAGCGACACGGCCATGGTCAGCAGGCACATTCCCTGCGCAAAGTTTTTCATTTTCAGCGAGAGCTTTTGCCGGCGATCGGGCCGAGGTATGAAGGAAGGGAAGGACTTACGAGAAGGTAGATGGCGGAGGCGGCCATGAAGGTGCGGTAGCGTCCGAGGTGGGCGTCGGCGATGTAGGCGCCGAGGACGGGCGTGATGAGGCTGGTGCCGGCCCAGTTGGTGACGTTGTTGGCGGAGCGCACCGTGCCCTGGTGCAGCTCCCTCGTCAGGTACAGCACCAGGTTGGACGCGATGCCATAGTGCGCCATCCGCTCGAACACCTCGTACACTGCAGGTCACTTGGTCAGCCATGGCTTCTTCGGCGTTGCAGGCCAGGGATATCGGGCTTCTTCTTCCTTACGACCTTACGTGCAACGAAATGAAGGTTAGGCACGCGGAGCTTCCTTACCAAGAACGAAGGAGCAGGCTTTCCAGCCTCCTCGGTTGGATCGGATGACCGGGTTGCCGCAGAGGTCCGTCGTGCCGTCCTGCGTGTACTCGCCGCCGCCGGTCTCCAGCTGACGCCATTGGCACTTGTTAGGAGCCCTCCTAACCGGCCAGCCCATCCGTGGACAGCATATGGGCTGGGCTGGGCTGTGCACACGTTGAATCGTTGCCAGCTATAAGTAAGTGGAGAGAAGGCAACGAGGAGGGTATCCAGTGGATcatgaacggcggcggcggcttcctttccttcttctttctCTCGCTCTCCATTTCTGTACTTTAGCCAGAGCTTGTAATTCGCACTTGTATCTCGAATTCCCCTGTGCATGTAATAGATCGAGAGAGTATCTACCAGTACCCTAACATCTGGTATCAGAGCCACGCCACCACCCTTTCACTCCTCAATTTTTCCCAATTTTTTTCGTCCACACCCGATTCCTCCGTTCCACCGGGGACGACGCCATGCCCGCCATCAAACCATCAGAGTGGGATGCCATGTCTGCCAAGGAGCGGTTGTTGTGGTATCTGGAGAGGTTATGTGCTCAGGCAGACGAGATGAGCTCAGTGTTGGGTATTGCACGAGTGGGTGACCCTCCCGTGGTCACCTCGCTTGTCGATCCGGCGGCCTCAACCACGACGGACGCCTCACCTACGCCCGTCCCTGACGTCTCCGGCTCCACCACCAAGCCCCAGGAAGTGCTCGAGGTCATCCACGACGCGCCCCCTGCTTGCATCGTGATGGCGCACGTGATGTGTTCGACGGATGGCCTGAACCAAGTTGTCGCCACCAATAGCGTCGACAAGGTCACCATCGTCTACCACGAGTCCGTCGTCGACCTCAGCGACAAGTTCGGCGTCCTTACCATTCCTGTGATGGCCAGCATCAACCCGCCGCTCCACGTCTAGGTTCCGTCACGGAAGTCCGTCGCCGACAGCACCCGCGGCGTCGTTGTTGCAGGACCGGACGAGTACACACTCGTGGCGGCCACTCCAGACGTCGCCCTCGAGCTTGCCGTCCTCTCAAGCGTCTCCTTCCCCACCAACAAGGTCCATGAGGTCCTTGTTGTCTCCCGCAGAGCGTCCCCTGTCTACATCAGCATGACGCCTTTCTCCTGTTCGACAAAATGCTCCAACCAAGTTGGTGCCACTTCGTTCCCATCTCCAGTCACGACGGCGTCGCTACTCCCAGCAGCCACACATGAGCTCGTCGCCGACCTCGTTTGTCCTGCTACCAAGACTGTCAATTCGATGCAGCCGTTCCAGAAGCATGACTTGGACATCTCACCGCACCCAAGCCACCAAGGCCTGCTGCTACGGCCGATGCCATGGCCATCATTTGCAGTCAGTGTGCCATCAGAGGTCCCATTGAAACTTCTCGATGACTACTTCTGTTTATGGCCTTCATACATGGACATTCAGGGCACATCCATTCCAGTTTGTCCAATTGCTTGATATGACTAGTAGCACCTTTCCTATGGAATCATGTCACGCTGGAGAACTTGTGGGCAATTACAATGTACACTGCATCCGGATAACCTCTATCGAGCCCTTGTGCTTATGGTCTTTGCAACAGAACAATGTTGGTTCCTGTCACCGTAAGCACGCCAAGCTATTTTCTTACAGTAAACAGTGGCCTTCGGAACGCTGTACATGCAGTATTATTCTTGCTCTGGGAATGCATCATCCTGGTCTTGCTCCTATGGCTGTACATCAGTTTCGGCGTGCGAAGAAACACAGTGCTTGGAACACGACGAGCATTTTTGGTTTTCAGTTAATACAGTGTGACCCAGTGCTATCTTTTGATCTAGCTAACATCACTGAACAAGGGCAGCACACTTTCTTGGTTTCCGCTGAGCCAAGCAATTGTTGTGAGGCTGGATCAAAGAGAGTGAAATTCAACACTCTGTCTGTTTTCCCTAATTGATCTAAACATTTcaaatggaaagttgcatggacacTTAGTTCCAAGAGGAAAACATCTACTAGCAGGCCTTGTCTTATGCCATGGTCGTCATTTGCTTCCTCTCCTGAAGAAGTGATTCTGAGCATACAGGGCTGCTACCGCAGGTTACATATGCGATGCAGTATTTATCTCATGATCTGAATTCTTGGAGAGCATCCTTGAGGCATTTGCCAAGTGCGCGACTGAAACCATGTACTTATGAGAAGTTGGCTTGTTGGATCCCCATGGCGCTGAGAGATATGCCAGTCCTGAGTCAGCCGATAATGCAATTTATGGGTGATCTGAACCTGGGTGTTGTGGTATGGCGTCTACTTATCTGTTCTATGGCTGCACATCTATTTCAGAACATGCAGGAAATGGGCGCTCTAAGCGCAGGATGTTCCAACAAATTTTTTCTTCAGTTCATGCAAATTGGGCCATATGAACTAGGCTGTGCTACTGTTATTTACTTGCTTGAGGACTATTTCAGACAAGTTAATCTTGAGCTACGAGGGGAATGGCCACTGCTAGTAAAAGCTAATTTCCGCGAGCTGTGTTCATTCAGGCAGTTTGATTCAGATTCTACATTATGCTTGTTCCCTTGGAATCCAGGGGGTTATTTGTTCAGAATAACCACAGGGTTTCTTACTTCTAGTAGCGGTTCACAATGGCATGTTATGTGTATCATTGCGGAGTCCAGCCAGCGCTTCTCTCAGATTGCAAAAAGTGATTGCTTGTTTCCAATTTGTCTGAAGGTGATGATGTGGTGCTTGGTTCTACTATCTTCTGCTGACATTGATTATGAGCTGCGGCATCGACCAGATCAAACAAAAGATCGTGGTGTGCTTGCGAAGTTCAGAATATTGCATATTTTTCTAGTTCCTTCAGTCAAGCTGCAACCATGGCCTTCCTGCAGATATACATTCACACATTTTGAGCAGCAGTTCTTTCCCCAGTTACCTTTTCCTAGGACTGACAAAATGCCAGACACAAGGCAACACATGAACATTTCAGTACAGTGGCAGCACCTGGACATTATGCTAGTTCTGGACCAGCACCTCGACATTCCGAATTCGCGGCTTGATGTTTCTAACAATTGTTGCTCTTTGTTGTGGCTCGGTTCAGATTATGTGCTCAATTATGCTATGGATGTGATTGGGTCTGACCAGGGCATCTACCTGTTGGACATATCTTGGGATCCTGGAGGGATGGCATGGCCGTTGTTACCCGAATTGGCTCAGCTAGTGGTCTTCGAAGGAGGAAAGTGTGTCATCATCTTAACTGCGGCCTACCTCGTCCATGCCACTACATTTCATTTCGGCTACTACATGGACTCCGATGGATTCAAGGTACAACAAGTTTTGTGGGATCAAGGTGGTGTGAGCCTTTCAAGTCTTATACATCCTCCGGGGGGGCCTACCTTGGCCACAACTACTGCTGCGACCTCGTCGAAATCCACCCCGGCTTCGGCTACCACCGTTGACTACGAACGTTTCTTCAAGCTCGTTCAAGTCCACCTCAACAATGGTTACTACTGCGACAACTACCATGGCGACTCCAACATGATTGATGATCTTCAAGCACCGTGGGATCCTGGCGAGCTCTTCAGGACAGCGGCTTGGGGGCAAGCCGCATTTCAAGGAGGGGGGATGTTAGGAGCCCTCCTAACCGGCCAGCCCATCCGTGGACAGCATATGGGCTGGGCTGGGCTGTGCACACGTTGAATCGTTGCCAGCTATAAGTAAGTGGAGAGGAGGCAACGAGGAGGGTATCCAGTGGAtcacgaacggcggcggcggcttcctttccttcttctttctCTCGCTCTCCATTCCTGTACTCTAGCCAGAGCTTGTAATTCGCACTTGTATCTCGAATTCCCCTGTGCATGTAATAGATCGAGAGAGTATCTACCAGTACCCTAACAGCACTCCTCTCCCAGCTGCACTTGACTTGAGCTCTCGATGCGCAAGGGTGAGAACTTGAGATCGATGGGTCTAATTCCGTGACACGGGCAATGCTAGTTAACTGTATATACGATTCTGACTAGCTAACTGCTACACGATCGAATATCAAGCAATGGAATTATATAATACACGATCGAGTATCAAGCAACTACAATTCTAAATAGGACAGTCTTCTCatcaaataaataaaaacaattagCTGTAGTTATGATTTGTGCTTATCTACTCGGATTTATTCTGTATTTCAAAAAGGACGAAGATCAAGGCTTCTGCATCCACGCtgctatttcaaaaaaattccatacGATCCAGAAAAGGGTTAGGTTTCACTATCATGGATATAACGgaacaaacaaaacaaaataagtATCCTGGTGCAAAAGATCCAGACTGTTATTTTATGGTGATGAAGTATTTAGAAGCGACTATAAAAATGGGAGCGCCTATATATCGATCCAGCTTGAGAGAAAGCCTCGAATGAGGATTTCATTTCAAATTTCTGGTCACAAAATTGGTTTAACGTGTGGGGAAGATGCTGAAgtctgttttctttctttttaatGTGATGTTTTAGTGGGCTT
The Triticum dicoccoides isolate Atlit2015 ecotype Zavitan chromosome 3A, WEW_v2.0, whole genome shotgun sequence genome window above contains:
- the LOC119267964 gene encoding protein NRT1/ PTR FAMILY 5.2-like, giving the protein MGWPVRRAPNKCQWRQLETGGGEYTQDGTTDLCGNPVIRSNRGGWKACSFVLVYEVFERMAHYGIASNLVLYLTRELHQGTVRSANNVTNWAGTSLITPVLGAYIADAHLGRYRTFMAASAIYLLGMCLLTMAVSLPSLKPPACGTGTADPSCERKASSLQLGVFFLALYTLAVGTGGTKPNISTIGADQFDKHEPRERRQKLSFFNWWMFSIFLGTLFANTVLVYIQDKIGWTVGYALPTIGLAVSIAVFTAGTPLYRHKPTSPESSLAKMAGVIVAAVRKCRVPAPADPRDLHELDPEHYDRKKTSSLPHTPNFSVLSKAAVRTGTGSTSRWSLSTVTQVKETKQMLKMLPVLFITFVPSAMLAQINTLFVKQGTTLERRVGGFDIPPASLQGFVTVSMLVSVVLYDRLFVPCTRRLTKNPRGISLLQRMGVGLVLHIAIMVVASATERRRLAVARENGVLDSRGTMVPLSIFVLLPQFVFVGVADAFLEVAKIEFFYDQAPEGMKSLGTSYAMISLGVGNFLSSFLLSTVSRVTRRRGGGHGGWIQNNLNASRLDLYYAFFAVLNCANLLVFFAVCRMYVYNADIADGGKEKQGRPGMVKEPTVPATE
- the LOC119267963 gene encoding uncharacterized protein LOC119267963, which translates into the protein MPAIKPSEWDAMSAKERLLWYLERLCAQADEMSSVLGIARVGDPPVVTSLVDPAASTTTDASPTPVPDVSGSTTKPQEVLEVIHDAPPACIVMAHVMCSTDGLNQVVATNSVDKVTIVYHESVVDLSDKFGVLTIPVMASINPPLHV